A single Brachybacterium sillae DNA region contains:
- the folP gene encoding dihydropteroate synthase, protein MRRPLLSGPRRPVGLPEPLASLDRTAVMGILNVTPDSFSDGGLHNAPEAAVAHARLLRDQGADLIDLGGESTRPGAEPVDEEEELRRVMPVVRALVADGAVLSIDTMHAAVAEAVIAEGVGIINDVSGGLADPAMPATTARLRTRRGEPPVMIAMHWRGPDVRRHTTYTDVAREVREELGAALRALVEAGVERERLVADPGLGFSKAAAQDWELLAHWDELEAHDLPVLIGASRKRSMGSLGVDRDQVTAAVSMHSALHGAWAVRVHEAAPSAAAARAARALAQAGSRRG, encoded by the coding sequence ATGCGCCGTCCGCTCCTCTCCGGTCCCCGTCGCCCCGTCGGTCTGCCGGAGCCCCTCGCCTCCCTCGACCGCACCGCGGTGATGGGGATCCTCAACGTCACCCCCGACTCGTTCTCCGACGGCGGCCTGCACAACGCCCCCGAGGCCGCCGTCGCCCACGCCCGCCTGCTCCGCGACCAGGGCGCGGACCTCATCGACCTCGGTGGGGAGTCGACCCGCCCGGGTGCCGAACCGGTCGACGAGGAGGAGGAGCTGCGTCGCGTGATGCCCGTGGTGCGGGCGCTCGTCGCCGATGGCGCCGTGCTCAGTATCGACACCATGCATGCGGCAGTGGCGGAGGCCGTGATCGCCGAAGGGGTCGGCATCATCAACGACGTCTCCGGCGGTCTCGCCGACCCTGCCATGCCCGCCACCACAGCGCGGTTGCGCACCCGGCGCGGCGAACCGCCGGTCATGATCGCCATGCACTGGCGGGGGCCCGACGTCCGACGCCACACCACGTACACCGACGTGGCCCGGGAGGTCCGTGAGGAACTGGGGGCGGCACTCCGCGCCCTGGTCGAGGCCGGAGTGGAGCGGGAGCGGCTCGTGGCCGACCCGGGGCTCGGCTTCTCCAAGGCCGCCGCCCAGGACTGGGAACTGCTGGCCCACTGGGATGAGCTCGAGGCCCACGACCTGCCGGTGCTGATCGGTGCCTCCCGGAAGCGGTCGATGGGGTCTCTCGGGGTGGACCGCGACCAGGTCACCGCCGCGGTAAGCATGCACAGCGCCCTGCACGGCGCGTGGGCGGTGCGGGTGCACGAGGCCGCTCCCAGTGCCGCAGCCGCCCGCGCCGCGCGGGCCCTCGCCCAGGCGGGGTCCCGCCGTGGCTGA
- the folK gene encoding 2-amino-4-hydroxy-6-hydroxymethyldihydropteridine diphosphokinase, with the protein MAEFVPEVGAPAPHRDVIRLRGVRAHGHHGVLEHERRDGQEFLADVALHLALAPAARGDVLDRTVNYAEVAQILVEEITGPPVDLIETVAERAAARILAEHPLVRRLDLVLHKPSAPIPHPFTDVAVEITRTAPPVEAVLALGSNLQDRRALLERALDLLDGAAEVQRVWTGPILETDPVGGVEQGGFLNTTVGVRTTLGPWELLGLAHALERDAHRERQVRWGPRTLDVDVITWGDLMLDDPDLTLPHPRAHERAFVLAPWHAVRPDDTLVGHDGPRPIADLLAAAPDRHGLHAARQGDTD; encoded by the coding sequence GTGGCTGAGTTCGTGCCCGAGGTGGGTGCGCCCGCCCCGCACCGCGACGTGATCCGTCTGCGGGGAGTGCGGGCGCACGGCCACCACGGGGTGCTCGAGCATGAGCGCCGCGATGGCCAGGAATTCCTCGCCGACGTCGCCCTCCATCTGGCCCTCGCCCCCGCCGCCCGCGGGGACGTCCTCGACCGCACCGTGAACTACGCCGAGGTCGCCCAGATCCTCGTCGAGGAGATCACCGGGCCTCCCGTCGACCTGATCGAGACGGTCGCCGAACGCGCCGCTGCGCGCATCCTCGCCGAGCATCCGCTGGTGCGTCGCCTCGACCTGGTCCTGCACAAGCCCTCCGCGCCGATCCCGCACCCCTTCACGGATGTCGCGGTGGAGATCACCCGCACCGCGCCGCCCGTGGAGGCGGTCCTCGCCCTCGGCTCCAACCTGCAGGACCGCCGGGCCCTCCTGGAGCGCGCCCTCGACCTGCTGGACGGGGCGGCGGAGGTCCAGCGGGTGTGGACCGGCCCGATCCTGGAGACCGACCCCGTCGGTGGGGTCGAGCAGGGGGGGTTCCTCAACACCACGGTGGGAGTGCGCACGACGCTCGGCCCGTGGGAGCTGCTGGGCCTCGCCCACGCCCTGGAACGAGACGCCCACCGGGAACGCCAGGTGCGGTGGGGCCCGCGCACCCTCGACGTCGACGTCATCACCTGGGGAGACTTGATGCTCGACGACCCCGACCTGACCCTCCCGCACCCCCGAGCGCACGAGCGGGCCTTCGTCCTCGCCCCCTGGCACGCGGTCCGCCCCGACGACACCCTGGTGGGCCATGACGGGCCCCGGCCGATCGCCGATCTGCTCGCCGCGGCGCCGGACCGTCATGGTCTGCACGCCGCACGGCAGGGGGACACCGACTGA
- a CDS encoding DUF3180 domain-containing protein translates to MRPVGIPMLLLIGVLAGGVGAAGSEFAVSRGGTLPVAGWLSGLVLLVLAGVLVALGLPLRRYLRESEERRLHPTLAPRRHQLDMPTAYRTVQLARAAAYTGAICAGLFLGEAVFLVSTGLGDLGTAVLPTTFAGVCAIVLAVVGVIVERWGTLPPSDSGDSAGRATPA, encoded by the coding sequence ATGCGCCCCGTCGGAATCCCCATGCTGCTGCTCATCGGCGTGCTGGCCGGCGGGGTCGGCGCGGCGGGATCCGAGTTCGCCGTCTCCCGCGGCGGAACCCTGCCGGTGGCGGGATGGCTCTCGGGCCTCGTGCTGCTGGTGCTCGCGGGGGTGCTCGTGGCTCTCGGGCTTCCGCTGCGGCGCTATCTGCGCGAATCGGAGGAACGGCGATTGCACCCGACCCTTGCGCCGCGACGTCACCAGCTGGACATGCCCACCGCCTACCGCACCGTGCAGCTCGCCCGTGCCGCCGCCTACACAGGGGCGATCTGTGCGGGCCTGTTCCTGGGGGAAGCCGTGTTCCTGGTCAGCACCGGCCTGGGGGACCTCGGGACCGCCGTGCTGCCGACCACCTTCGCCGGTGTGTGCGCGATCGTCCTGGCCGTCGTCGGGGTGATCGTCGAACGCTGGGGGACCCTTCCGCCGAGCGACAGCGGGGACTCGGCCGGACGCGCCACCCCTGCCTGA
- a CDS encoding PH domain-containing protein: protein MRASSETALRPVSPRLITARRIAALPGQAVALLLIAAAVTAAVLLDRWWLALLALIPLAVVLPGVLLVGRRVRALGYAERDDDLVVATGVLVRRVVTVPYGRIQSVTLSRGPLLQRLGLADVQLTTAAAAASVVIPGLDRAEAEALRLRLLERGEAQLAAL, encoded by the coding sequence ATGAGAGCATCCTCCGAGACCGCGCTGCGGCCCGTGTCCCCGCGCCTGATCACGGCTCGCCGGATCGCGGCGCTGCCCGGGCAGGCGGTAGCGCTGCTGTTGATCGCCGCAGCCGTCACCGCAGCGGTGCTCCTGGATCGCTGGTGGCTCGCCCTGCTTGCCCTGATCCCGCTCGCCGTGGTGCTGCCCGGGGTGCTGCTCGTCGGTCGGCGGGTCCGTGCCCTCGGGTACGCCGAACGGGATGACGACCTGGTGGTGGCCACCGGGGTCCTGGTGCGGCGCGTCGTCACCGTCCCCTACGGGCGGATCCAGTCGGTGACGCTCTCCCGTGGCCCGCTGCTGCAGCGTCTGGGGCTCGCCGATGTGCAGCTGACCACGGCGGCGGCCGCCGCGAGCGTGGTGATCCCCGGACTGGACCGCGCCGAGGCCGAAGCTCTGCGGCTGCGCCTGCTGGAGCGCGGCGAAGCCCAGCTGGCGGCACTGTGA
- a CDS encoding PH domain-containing protein has product MSTVVHRRTHPLTPLVNGWKVLAAVAAVVGFQNIPDLLEEFTWTRALIALGALAVLTVLAVLLGMLSWWRTTYAVGPGGVELHSGLLTRTERSAPRERITAVSVERPLMARLLGVAKVRVELTGGEDSHLDIDYVSSADAERLRRHILRVAAVGDQDAAAEDHAGVVALGGSGDATGSASPSAADPTSSPLRERLDHVLHDGVTDGELLAGIPTTRLLHSLLRDVGFLLMCAALLLVGLAPVVTMLTGAVPLSWGVILPLLPAVLAVPKLVLDRVEKSWGFVSRTTPAGLRLRRGLFSTRTDNLAPDRVQTLTLRRPLLWRGPGWVDLSVATAGIEDGEDGADAILPVGTEAELRATLEHVMTPLGTPDDTATLLHLLTAPARELPGLHPPHRWQWIARRTCAAVVLPEAVVLRSGLLTCRLQIVPSDRLQGVRWVQGPVDRRQGLAHLEMITADGGVDWEHGSAADAERLHAELARRAAVARRYRDRERWARPVASLPSAASTPTTAVPEETP; this is encoded by the coding sequence GTGAGCACCGTCGTCCACCGTCGCACCCACCCGCTGACGCCGCTGGTCAACGGGTGGAAGGTGCTCGCCGCCGTGGCGGCCGTGGTCGGGTTCCAGAACATTCCCGACCTGCTCGAGGAGTTCACCTGGACCCGGGCCCTCATCGCCCTCGGCGCCCTGGCGGTGCTCACGGTGCTGGCGGTGCTGCTCGGGATGCTGAGCTGGTGGCGCACCACCTATGCCGTCGGACCCGGTGGCGTCGAACTGCACAGCGGACTTCTCACCCGCACCGAACGCTCCGCCCCGCGGGAACGGATCACCGCGGTCTCCGTGGAACGGCCGCTCATGGCCCGACTGCTGGGCGTCGCCAAGGTACGCGTGGAGCTCACCGGCGGTGAGGACTCGCATCTCGACATCGACTACGTCTCCTCGGCGGACGCCGAACGTCTGCGGCGTCACATCCTGCGGGTCGCCGCCGTCGGCGACCAGGATGCCGCCGCGGAGGACCATGCCGGGGTGGTTGCCCTCGGAGGCTCGGGGGATGCGACGGGGTCCGCGAGCCCGTCTGCTGCCGACCCCACCTCCAGCCCTCTGCGGGAGCGCCTCGACCACGTCCTCCACGACGGTGTCACCGACGGGGAGCTCCTGGCCGGCATCCCCACCACCCGTCTGCTGCACTCCCTGCTGCGCGATGTCGGATTCCTGCTGATGTGTGCGGCGCTGCTGCTCGTGGGTCTCGCACCGGTGGTCACCATGCTCACCGGCGCGGTGCCGCTGAGCTGGGGTGTGATCCTGCCGTTGCTGCCCGCAGTGCTGGCGGTGCCGAAGCTCGTGCTGGATCGGGTGGAGAAGAGCTGGGGGTTCGTCTCCCGCACCACGCCGGCCGGGCTGCGCCTGCGTCGGGGCCTGTTCAGCACCCGCACCGACAACCTCGCTCCGGATCGTGTCCAGACCCTCACGCTGCGTCGCCCCCTGCTGTGGCGGGGACCGGGCTGGGTGGATCTCTCCGTGGCCACCGCCGGGATCGAGGACGGCGAGGACGGTGCCGATGCGATCCTCCCGGTCGGCACCGAGGCGGAACTGCGTGCGACGCTGGAGCACGTGATGACCCCGCTCGGGACCCCCGACGACACCGCCACCCTGCTGCACCTGCTCACCGCCCCGGCCCGTGAGCTGCCCGGCCTGCATCCGCCGCACCGGTGGCAGTGGATCGCCCGCCGCACCTGCGCTGCGGTGGTGCTGCCGGAGGCGGTCGTGCTGCGCAGCGGGCTGCTCACCTGCCGTCTGCAGATCGTCCCCAGCGACCGGCTGCAGGGCGTGCGATGGGTGCAGGGACCCGTCGACCGACGTCAGGGGCTGGCCCACCTCGAGATGATCACCGCCGATGGGGGCGTGGACTGGGAGCACGGCTCCGCTGCCGACGCCGAGCGTCTCCACGCGGAGCTTGCCCGACGCGCTGCCGTCGCCCGCCGCTACCGTGACCGGGAGCGCTGGGCCCGTCCCGTCGCCTCCCTGCCGTCGGCCGCGTCCACGCCGACGACCGCCGTCCCCGAGGAGACACCATGA
- a CDS encoding Rossmann-like and DUF2520 domain-containing protein — MSADRRAPRLGIGVIGAGRVGAVLGAALRREGHALTGAYAVSDASRQRAEELLPGVPLLDVPRIVERSEMLLLAVPDDQLEDLAAGIAATGLAPGGQLVVHTSGRYGVEVLAPLERAGAVTLAMHPAMTFTGTAADLPRLVGCPMAVTARGHFLAIAQALAVEIGARPVTVPEGDRILYHAALAHAANHLVVLVDQSREALVRLGMDDPGGYLRPLLEAALDNALRQGAAALTGPVRRGDAGTVAAHLAALADLDATGGPGHARDTKATYRALARAALARSGLSAEAARRVQDVVDGADADPHAPDPEEDA, encoded by the coding sequence ATGAGCGCCGATCGGCGGGCCCCGCGGCTCGGCATCGGCGTCATCGGTGCAGGACGTGTCGGCGCGGTCCTCGGGGCCGCTCTGCGCCGCGAGGGTCATGCCCTCACCGGCGCGTACGCCGTCTCCGACGCCTCCCGGCAGCGCGCTGAGGAGCTGCTGCCCGGGGTGCCGCTGCTGGACGTGCCCCGGATCGTGGAGCGCTCCGAGATGCTCCTGCTCGCGGTGCCCGACGATCAGCTGGAGGACCTGGCCGCCGGGATCGCCGCCACCGGTCTCGCCCCCGGGGGACAGCTCGTGGTCCACACCTCCGGCCGTTACGGGGTGGAGGTCCTCGCTCCGCTGGAGCGGGCCGGGGCGGTGACCCTCGCGATGCATCCCGCCATGACCTTCACCGGCACCGCCGCCGACCTGCCGCGACTGGTCGGCTGCCCCATGGCGGTCACCGCCCGGGGCCACTTCCTGGCCATCGCGCAGGCGCTCGCCGTGGAGATCGGTGCCCGGCCGGTGACCGTCCCGGAGGGGGATCGCATCCTCTACCACGCCGCCCTCGCCCATGCCGCGAACCACCTCGTGGTGCTGGTGGATCAGTCGCGCGAGGCCCTGGTGCGTCTCGGCATGGACGACCCCGGCGGTTACCTGCGGCCCCTGCTCGAGGCGGCTCTCGACAATGCGCTGCGGCAGGGGGCGGCGGCCCTCACCGGGCCGGTGCGCCGCGGAGATGCCGGCACCGTCGCCGCCCACCTCGCGGCCCTCGCCGACCTCGACGCGACCGGCGGACCGGGTCATGCCCGCGACACCAAGGCGACCTACCGAGCCCTGGCCCGCGCGGCCCTCGCCCGCTCCGGTCTGTCCGCGGAGGCGGCCCGCAGGGTGCAGGATGTGGTGGACGGCGCGGATGCCGACCCCCACGCGCCCGACCCCGAGGAGGATGCATGA
- the panC gene encoding pantoate--beta-alanine ligase — MTRLVTTKQELRQARAALDGTVAVVMTMGALHAGHLALVDHARTLADHVILTDFVNPLQFGPEEDFERYPRDLDADLRLVDGLVDLVFAPSVEEMYPMLPPMVTVTVGDLAAGFEGTARPGHFAGVATVVLKLLLLTQPDIAVFGRKDAQQLAIVQRLVGDLDVPVEIAPVPLQREPSGLARSSRNAYLDDAGRQQALALSRLVTAVEAAAPSTTAVLREIEQARERQEVDWEYAAAVDPATFAPIGSDHRGETVVVMTARVQGVRLLDTTVVQLSAP, encoded by the coding sequence ATGACCCGCCTGGTGACCACGAAGCAGGAGCTGCGGCAGGCCCGCGCCGCCCTCGACGGCACCGTCGCGGTGGTCATGACCATGGGTGCTCTGCACGCGGGCCATCTGGCCCTGGTGGACCACGCCCGCACCCTCGCCGACCACGTGATCCTCACCGACTTCGTGAACCCCCTGCAGTTCGGGCCGGAGGAGGACTTCGAACGGTACCCGCGGGATCTCGACGCCGATCTGCGTCTGGTCGACGGCCTCGTCGACCTCGTGTTCGCGCCCTCGGTCGAGGAGATGTACCCGATGCTCCCGCCGATGGTGACGGTGACCGTCGGGGACCTCGCCGCCGGGTTCGAGGGGACCGCCCGTCCCGGTCATTTCGCCGGGGTCGCCACCGTCGTGCTGAAACTGCTGCTGCTGACGCAGCCCGACATCGCCGTGTTCGGCCGCAAGGATGCCCAACAGCTCGCGATCGTGCAGCGTCTGGTGGGGGACCTCGACGTGCCGGTGGAGATCGCCCCGGTGCCGCTGCAGCGCGAACCCAGCGGCCTCGCCCGGTCCAGCCGCAACGCCTATCTCGACGATGCGGGTCGGCAGCAGGCCCTGGCCCTGTCGCGCCTGGTGACCGCCGTGGAGGCAGCCGCTCCCAGCACCACCGCCGTGCTGCGGGAGATCGAGCAGGCTCGTGAGCGGCAGGAGGTCGACTGGGAGTACGCCGCAGCTGTGGATCCGGCCACCTTCGCGCCCATCGGGTCCGACCACCGCGGGGAGACCGTCGTGGTGATGACCGCGCGGGTCCAGGGCGTGCGTCTGCTCGACACCACTGTGGTGCAGCTCTCCGCGCCCTGA
- the lysS gene encoding lysine--tRNA ligase, whose protein sequence is MTDAQPAPDALDTSDQIAVRRSKRERLLARGEEPYPVSVPVTHTVAQIRADHDGLAAGEETEDVVGVAGRVVFQRNTGKLCFATIQDGAGERLQIMLSLAEVGEDSLARFKADVDLGDHVFFHGRIGASRRGELSVFADEWRMAAKAIRPLPVLHAGLSEESRVRRRYADLIVREEARRTVRLRAEVMRSLRESFHQREFVEVETPMLQVIPSGAAARPFVTHMNAFDIDLYLRIAPELFLKRAAVGGLERVFEINRNFRNEGADSTHSPEFAMLEAYQAYGDYDSIGDLTRDLVQEAARAATGSTLVTLADGTEYDLGGEWSSITVYGSVSEALEEEVTPQTPVERLREIARAQGLDLDHPKYGHGKLVEELFEHLVGDDLWEPTFVRDFPVETSPLVRAHRSTPGVVEKWDLYVRGMELATGYSELVDPVVQRERFEQQARLAAVGDDEAMRLDEDFLEAMEYALPPTGGMGMGIDRLLMAITGLGIRETILFPLVKPGA, encoded by the coding sequence ATGACCGACGCGCAGCCCGCTCCCGATGCCCTGGACACCTCCGACCAGATCGCCGTCCGCCGGTCCAAGCGCGAGCGGCTTCTGGCCCGCGGTGAGGAGCCGTACCCCGTCAGCGTGCCGGTGACGCACACCGTCGCGCAGATCCGCGCCGACCATGACGGTCTCGCCGCCGGGGAGGAGACCGAGGATGTCGTCGGTGTTGCCGGCCGGGTGGTGTTCCAGCGCAACACCGGCAAGCTGTGCTTCGCGACGATCCAGGACGGCGCGGGGGAGCGCCTGCAGATCATGCTGAGCCTTGCCGAGGTGGGGGAGGACTCCCTGGCCCGGTTCAAGGCCGATGTCGATCTCGGCGATCATGTGTTCTTCCACGGCCGGATCGGTGCCTCCCGACGAGGGGAGCTCTCGGTGTTCGCCGACGAATGGCGCATGGCCGCCAAGGCGATCCGACCGCTGCCGGTTCTCCATGCGGGGCTGTCCGAGGAGTCGCGGGTGCGCCGCCGGTACGCCGATCTGATTGTGCGGGAGGAGGCGCGGCGCACGGTCCGGCTGCGTGCGGAGGTCATGCGCTCCCTGCGCGAGTCCTTCCATCAGCGGGAGTTCGTCGAGGTCGAGACGCCGATGCTGCAGGTGATCCCCTCGGGGGCCGCCGCCCGTCCGTTCGTCACCCATATGAACGCCTTCGACATCGATCTGTACCTGCGGATCGCGCCCGAGCTGTTCCTGAAGCGCGCCGCTGTCGGTGGGCTGGAGCGGGTGTTCGAGATCAACCGGAACTTCCGCAATGAGGGCGCCGACTCCACGCATTCGCCGGAGTTCGCGATGCTCGAGGCCTATCAGGCGTACGGGGATTACGACTCCATCGGGGATCTCACCCGGGATCTGGTGCAGGAGGCCGCACGCGCGGCGACCGGTTCCACTCTGGTGACCCTCGCCGACGGCACGGAGTACGACCTCGGTGGGGAATGGTCCTCGATCACCGTGTACGGCTCGGTGTCGGAGGCGCTCGAGGAGGAGGTCACCCCGCAGACCCCGGTGGAGCGTCTGCGGGAGATCGCCCGCGCCCAGGGCCTGGATCTCGACCACCCGAAGTACGGGCACGGCAAGCTGGTCGAGGAACTGTTCGAGCATCTTGTGGGGGACGACCTGTGGGAGCCGACGTTCGTGCGGGACTTCCCGGTGGAGACCAGCCCGCTGGTGCGCGCCCACCGCAGCACCCCCGGGGTGGTCGAGAAGTGGGATCTGTATGTGCGCGGCATGGAGCTGGCGACCGGATATTCGGAGCTGGTGGATCCGGTGGTGCAGCGCGAGCGTTTCGAGCAGCAGGCCCGTCTGGCCGCCGTCGGTGACGACGAGGCCATGCGTCTGGACGAGGATTTCCTGGAGGCCATGGAGTACGCGCTCCCGCCGACCGGTGGCATGGGCATGGGTATCGACCGCCTGCTGATGGCCATCACCGGATTGGGTATCCGTGAGACCATCCTCTTCCCGCTGGTGAAGCCGGGTGCCTGA
- a CDS encoding histone-like nucleoid-structuring protein Lsr2 has protein sequence MARKTIVELVDDLDGGRADQTVTFSLDGVAYEIDLTDANAERLREALSEWVSKARRVSGSRRRSSGGSSANHSSAEETRRIRAWARENGHEVSDRGRISRELREAYEAAH, from the coding sequence ATGGCTCGGAAGACCATTGTGGAACTGGTGGATGATCTTGATGGCGGTCGCGCCGATCAGACCGTGACCTTCTCCCTGGATGGGGTGGCGTACGAGATCGACCTGACCGACGCGAACGCGGAGCGGCTGCGTGAGGCCCTCAGCGAGTGGGTCTCCAAGGCCCGTCGCGTCAGCGGCTCCCGTCGCCGGTCCTCCGGTGGCTCGTCGGCGAACCATTCCTCCGCGGAAGAGACCCGCCGGATCCGCGCCTGGGCGCGCGAGAACGGCCATGAGGTCTCCGACCGTGGCCGCATCTCCCGAGAGCTGCGCGAGGCCTACGAGGCCGCTCACTGA
- a CDS encoding aldose 1-epimerase family protein, which yields MNTGSMTDRCGDRGRILTLTAGPYTAQVASVGAGIESLTVDGRDLLVRNPPTGPALLSRGAIIAPWPNRIGDGTYTWDGRELQVPLSEPERGNALHGLVSHLPYDVVQTGADRAVLQLELFPSPGYPFHLLLTVTHRVDADLGLLTTVRAENLGLDDAPYGVCPHPYLIAGPESLDTWTLQVAANRVLEVTGDRLLPTGLSPIAPGSALDFAEGSVIGDRRLDHALTGLARDAHGVAEVTLTAPGGTGVRMRFDERCPWLQLHTADRPEPENDRVGLAVEPMTCPPDAFRSGTDVVRLPPGRPHEASWSISGW from the coding sequence ATGAACACCGGCTCGATGACAGATCGCTGCGGCGACCGCGGCCGGATCCTCACCCTCACCGCCGGCCCGTACACCGCGCAGGTGGCGAGCGTCGGCGCCGGTATCGAATCCCTGACCGTGGACGGCCGTGACCTGCTGGTCCGCAACCCCCCGACCGGCCCCGCCCTGCTCTCCCGCGGTGCGATCATCGCCCCCTGGCCGAACCGCATCGGCGACGGCACGTACACCTGGGACGGGCGAGAGCTTCAGGTGCCGCTGTCGGAGCCGGAGCGCGGGAACGCCCTCCACGGGCTCGTCTCCCACCTCCCCTATGACGTGGTGCAGACCGGAGCGGACCGGGCGGTGCTGCAGCTGGAGCTGTTCCCCTCCCCCGGCTACCCGTTCCACCTTCTGCTCACGGTCACGCATCGGGTCGACGCCGACCTGGGTCTGCTCACCACGGTGCGGGCGGAGAACCTCGGCCTTGACGACGCCCCCTACGGGGTGTGCCCCCACCCGTACCTCATCGCCGGCCCCGAGTCCCTCGACACGTGGACGTTGCAGGTCGCCGCGAACCGCGTCCTCGAGGTCACCGGGGACCGGCTGCTGCCGACGGGTCTGTCCCCCATCGCACCCGGCAGCGCGCTGGACTTCGCCGAGGGGTCGGTGATCGGCGACCGCCGCCTGGACCATGCCCTCACCGGTCTCGCCCGCGACGCCCACGGCGTCGCCGAGGTGACCCTCACCGCCCCCGGTGGTACCGGGGTGCGGATGCGATTCGACGAGCGCTGCCCCTGGCTGCAGCTGCACACCGCCGACCGGCCCGAACCCGAGAACGACCGGGTGGGGCTCGCCGTCGAACCGATGACGTGTCCGCCCGATGCCTTCCGCAGCGGCACGGACGTGGTGCGCCTGCCCCCGGGGCGGCCCCACGAGGCGTCCTGGAGCATCAGCGGCTGGTGA
- a CDS encoding LutC/YkgG family protein: MSRTAQDPFPHRVAGMSAKEEILARVRTALAVPRRDEVIDAADVPRSYQRADDRQETGTAPEKVRQVLVDRLEDYTATVHRTAPEDLPFTIARALGDDAEVVVPSALPEEWLRAVRTSVRRDDGDLGPRELDRIPAVLTGCHTAIALTGTIVLRSDGLGGRRILTLVPDHHVVVVHADQVVLGVPKAMQRLAEDPTAAWTMISGPSATSDIELDRVEGVHGPRRLDVILVEDTPDPADSEDMA; the protein is encoded by the coding sequence ATGAGCCGCACCGCCCAGGATCCGTTCCCCCACCGTGTGGCGGGGATGAGCGCCAAGGAGGAGATCCTCGCCCGCGTGCGCACCGCCCTCGCGGTGCCGCGCCGCGATGAGGTGATCGACGCCGCCGACGTGCCGCGCTCCTACCAGCGGGCCGATGACCGTCAGGAGACCGGAACCGCCCCGGAGAAGGTGCGGCAGGTGCTGGTGGACCGTCTGGAGGACTACACGGCCACGGTGCACCGCACCGCCCCGGAGGATCTCCCGTTCACCATCGCCCGCGCCCTCGGCGATGACGCCGAGGTGGTGGTGCCGTCGGCACTGCCGGAGGAGTGGTTGCGCGCCGTCCGCACCTCGGTGCGGCGCGACGACGGTGACCTCGGGCCGCGGGAGCTCGATCGGATCCCGGCCGTCCTGACCGGGTGCCACACCGCGATCGCCCTCACCGGCACGATCGTGCTGCGCAGCGACGGCCTCGGGGGCCGCCGCATCCTCACCCTGGTGCCGGACCACCACGTGGTCGTGGTCCACGCCGATCAGGTGGTGCTCGGGGTGCCGAAGGCCATGCAGCGCCTGGCGGAGGACCCCACCGCCGCGTGGACGATGATCTCGGGGCCCAGCGCCACCAGTGACATCGAACTGGACCGGGTGGAGGGCGTCCACGGACCGCGCCGGCTCGACGTCATCCTCGTGGAGGACACGCCCGATCCCGCCGACTCCGAGGACATGGCATGA